One genomic segment of Rhinopithecus roxellana isolate Shanxi Qingling chromosome 6, ASM756505v1, whole genome shotgun sequence includes these proteins:
- the EPHB6 gene encoding LOW QUALITY PROTEIN: ephrin type-B receptor 6 (The sequence of the model RefSeq protein was modified relative to this genomic sequence to represent the inferred CDS: inserted 1 base in 1 codon): MATEGAAQLVNRVAGMVCSLWVLLLVSSVLALEEVLLDTTGETSEIGWLTYPPGGWDEVSVLDDQRRLTRTFEACHVAGAPPGTGQDNWLQTHFVERRGAQRAHIRLHFSVRACSSLGVSGGTCRETFTLYYRQAEEPDSPDSVSSWHLKRWTKVDTIAADESFPSSSSSSSSAAWAVGPHRAGQRAGLQLNVKERSFGPLTQRGFYVAFQDTGACLALVAVRLFSYTCPAVLRSFASFPETQASGAGGASLVAAVGTCVAHAEPEEDGVXGQAGGSPPRLHCNGEGKWMVAVGGCLCQPGYQPARGDKACQACPRGLYKASAGNVPCSPCPARSHAPNPAAPICPCLEGFYRASSDPPEAPCTGPPSAPQELWFEVQGSALMLHWRLPRELGGRGDLLFNVVCKECEGRQEPASGGGGTCRRCRDEVHFDPRQRGLTESRVLVGGLRAHVPYILEVQAVNGVSELSPDPPQAAAINVSTSHEVPSAVPVVHQVSRASNSITVSWPQPDQTNGNILDYQLRYYDQAEDESHSFTLTSETNTATVTQLSPGHIYGFQVRARTAAGHGPYGGKVYFQTLPQGELSSQLPERLSLVIGSILGALAFLLLAAITVLAVIFQRKRRGTGYTEQLQQYSSPGLGVKYYIDPSTYEDPCQAIRELAREIDPAYIKIEEVIGTGSFGEVRRGRLQPRGRREQTVAIQALWAGGAESLQMTFLGRAAVLGQFQHPNILRLEGVVTKSRPLMVLTEFMELGPLDSFLRQREGQFSSLQLVAMQRGVAAAMQYLSSFAFVHRSLSAHSVLVNSHLVCKVARLGHSPQGPSCLLRWAAPEVIAHGKHTASSDVWSFGILMWEVMSYGERPYWDMSEQEVLNAIEQEFRLPPPPGCPPGLHLLMLDTWQKDRARRPHFDQLVAAFDKMIRKPDTLQAGGDPGERPSQALLTPVALDFPCLDSPQAWLSAIGLECYQDNFSKFGLCTFSDVAQLSLEDLPALGITLAGHQKKLLHHLQLLQQHLRQQGSVEV, from the exons ATGGCTACTGAAGGGGCTGCTCAGTTAGTGAACAGAGTGGCGGGCATGGTTTGTAGCCTATGGGTGCTGCTCCTGGTGTCTTCAGTTCTGGCTCTGGAAG AGGTATTGCTGGACACCACCGGAGAGACATCTGAGATTGGCTGGCTCACCTACCCACCAGGGGGG TGGGATGAGGTGAGTGTTCTGGACGACCAGCGACGACTGACTCGGACCTTTGAGGCATGTCATGTGGCAGGGGCCCCTCCAGGCACCGGGCAGGACAATTGGTTGCAGACACACTTTGTGGAGCGGCGCGGGGCCCAGAGGGCACACATTCGACTCCACTTCTCTGTGCGggcgtgctccagcctgggcgtgagCGGCGGCACCTGCCGGGAGACCTTCACCCTTTACTACCGCCAGGCTGAGGAGCCCGACAGCCCTGACAGCGTTTCCTCCTGGCACCTCAAACGCTGGACCAAGGTGGACACCATTGCAGCAGACGAGagctttccctcctcttcctcctcttcttcctctgcaGCGTGGGCTGTGGGACCCCACAGGGCTGGGCAGCGGGCTGGACTGCAGCTGAACGTCAAAGAGCGGAGCTTTGGGCCTCTCACCCAACGTGGCTTCTACGTGGCCTTCCAGGACACGGGGGCCTGCCTGGCCCTGGTAGCTGTCAGGCTCTTCTCCTACACCTGCCCTGCCGTGCTCCGATCCTTTGCCTCCTTTCCAGAGACGCAGGCCAGTGGGGCTGGGGGGGCCTCCCTGGTGGCAGCTGTGGGCACCTGTGTGGCTCATGCAGAGCCAGAGGAGGATGGAG GGGGCCAGGCAGGAGGCAGCCCCCCGAGGCTGCACTGCAACGGGGAGGGCAAGTGGATGGTAGCTGTCGGGGGCTGCCTGTGCCAGCCTGGATACCAACCAGCACGAGGAGACAAGGCCTGCCAAG cctGCCCACGGGGGCTCTATAAGGCTTCTGCTGGGAACGTTCCCTGCTCACCATGCCCTGCCCGCAGCCACGCTCCCAATCCAGCAGCTCCCATTTGCCCCTGCCTAGAGGGCTTCTACCGGGCCAGTTCCGACCCACCAGAGGCCCCCTGCACTG GTCCTCCATCGGCTCCCCAGGAGCTTTGGTTTGAGGTGCAAGGCTCAGCACTCATGCTACACTGGCGCCTGCCTCGGGAGCTGGGGGGTCGAGGGGACCTGCTCTTCAACGTCGTGTGCAAGGAGTGTGAAGGCCGCCAGGAGCCTGCCAGCGGTGGTGGGGGCACTTGTCGCCGCTGCAGGGATGAGGTCCACTTTGACCCTCGCCAGAGAGGCCTGACTGAGAGTCGAGTGTTAGTGGGGGGCCTCcgagcacatgtaccctatatCTTAGAGGTGCAGGCTGTCAATGGGGTGTCTGAGCTCAGCCCTGACCCTCCTCAGGCTGCAGCTATCAATGTCAGCACCAGCCATGAAG TGCCCTCTGCAGTCCCTGTGGTACACCAGGTGAGCCGGGCATCCAACAGCATCACAGTGTCCTGGCCGCAGCCCGACCAGACCAATGGGAACATCCTGGACTATCAGCTCCGCTACTATGACCAG GCAGAAGACGAATCCCACTCCTTCACCCTGACCAGCGAGACCAACACTGCCACCGTGACACAGCTGAGCCCTGGCCACATCTATGGTTTCCAGGTGCGGGCCCGGACTGCTGCCGGCCACGGCCCCTATGGGGGCAAAGTCTATTTCCAGACGCTTCCTCAAG GGGAGCTGTCCTCCCAGCTTCCGGAGAGACTCTCCTTGGTGATTGGCTCCATCCTGGGGGCCTTGGCCTTCCTCCTGCTAGCAGCCATCACCGTGCTGGCGGTCATCTTCCAACG GAAGCGGCGTGGAACTGGCTATACAGAGCAGCTGCAGCAATACAGCAGCCCAG GACTTGGGGTGAAGTATTACATTGACCCCTCCACCTACGAGGACCCCTGCCAGGCCATCCGAGAACTTGCCCGGGAGATCGATCCTGCCTATATCAAGATTGAGGAGGTCATTGGGACAG GCTCTTTTGGTGAAGTGCGCCGGGGCCGCCTGCAGCCACGGGGACGGAGGGAGCAGACTGTGGCCATCCAGGCCCTGTGGGCTGGGGGCGCCGAAAGCCTGCAGATGACCTTCCTGGGCCGGGCTGCGGTGCTGGGTCAGTTCCAGCACCCCAACATCCTGCGGCTGGAGGGTGTGGTCACCAAGAGCCGACCCCTCATGGTGTTGACGGAGTTCATGGAGCTTGGCCCCCTGGACAGCTTCCTCAGG CAGCGGGAGGGCCAGTTCAGCAGCCTGCAGCTGGTGGCCATGCAGCGGGGAGTGGCTGCTGCGATGCAGTACCTGTCCAGCTTTGCTTTCGTCCATCGCTCGCTCTCTGCCCACAGCGTGCTGGTAAATAGCCACTTGGTGTGCAAGGTGGCCCGTCTTGGCCACAGTCCTCAG GGCCCAAGTTGTTTGCTTCGCTGGGCAGCCCCAGAGGTCATTGCACATGGAAAGCATACAGCATCCAGTGATGTCTGGAGCTTTGGGATACTCATGTGGGAAGTGATGAGTTATGGAGAACGGCCTTACTGGGACATGAGTGAACAGGAG GTACTAAATGCAATAGAGCAGGAGTTCCGGCTGCCCCCACCTCCAGGCTGTCCTCCTGGATTACATCTACTTATGTTGGACACTTGGCAGAAGGATCGTGCCCGGCGGCCTCATTTTGACCAGCTGGTGGCTGCATTTGATAAGATGATCCGCAAGCCGGATACTCTGCAGGCTGGCGGAGACCCAGGGGAAAG GCCTTCCCAGGCCCTTCTGACCCCTGTGGCCCTGGACTTTCCTTGTCTGGACTCACCCCAGGCCTGGCTTTCAGCCATTGGACTGGAGTGCTACCAGGACAACTTCTCCAAGTTTGGCCTCTGTACCTTCAGTGATGTGGCTCAGCTCAGCCTGGA AGACCTGCCTGCCCTGGGCATCACCCTGGCTGGCCACCAGAAGAAGCTACTGCACCACCTCCAGCTCCTTCAGCAACATCTGAGGCAGCAGGGCTCAGTGGAGGTCTGA